One genomic segment of Myotis daubentonii chromosome 14, mMyoDau2.1, whole genome shotgun sequence includes these proteins:
- the ACP3 gene encoding prostatic acid phosphatase isoform X4, translating to MTAARCLVARAASLSFLLLLSFWPYPGVGAKELKFVTLLGMEQHYELGEYIRKRYGKFLNESYKHQQVYVRSTDIDRTLMSAMTNLAALFPPEGISLWNPNLPWQPIPVHTVPLVEDRLLFLPFKNCPRFQELESETLKSEEFQKRLQPFKDFMETLPKLSGYHGKDLFGIWSKVYDPLFCESVHNFTLPSWATGDTMTKLKKLSELSLLSLYGIHKQKEKSRLQGGVLVGEILNHMKTATQPWNHRKLIMYSAHDTTVSGLQMALDVFNGILPPYASCHLMELYLEKGEYFVEMYYRNETHHEPYPLTLPGCTPSCPLTKFAELVAPVIPEDWSTECRITSKHQVLRLVLAIAFCLVSGILVVLLFTLVRHGPCWQRDSYRDI from the exons tTGGGCATGGAGCAGCATTATGAACTTGGAGAGTATATAAGGAAAAGATATGGAAAATTCTTGAATGAGTCATATAAACATCAACAG GTTTATGTTCGCAGCACAGACATTGACCGGACGTTGATGAGTGCCATGACAAACCTTGCAGCCCTGTTTCCCCCCGAGGGTATTAGCCTCTGGAATCCCAACCTGCCCTGGCAGCCCATCCCAGTGCACACAGTCCCTCTTGTGGAAGATCGG TTGCTATTCCTGCCTTTCAAGAACTGCCCTCGTTTTCAAGAACTAGAGAGCGAGACTTTGAAATCGGAGGAATTCCAGAAGAGGCTGCAGCCTTTCAAG GATTTTATGGAAACGTTGCCAAAATTGTCAGGATACCATGGCAAGGACCTTTTCGGAATTTGGAGTAAAGTCTACGACCCTTTATTTTGtgag AGTGTTCACAATTTCACGTTACCCTCCTGGGCCACAGGGGACACCATGACTAAGTTGAAAAAATTGTCAGAATTGTCCCTCCTGTCCCTGTATGGAATTCACAAGCAGAAAGAGAAATCTAGACTACAGGGGg GTGTCCTGGTCGGTGAAATCCTCAATCATATGAAGACAGCAACTCAACCATGGAACCACAGAAAACTTATCATGTATTCTGCA CATGACACTACTGTAAGTGGCCTACAGATGGCGCTAGATGTTTTCAATGGAATCCTTCCTCCCTATGCTTCCTGCCACTTAATGGAATTGTACCTTGAGAAGGG GGAGTACTTCGTGGAGATGTACTATCGGAATGAGACTCACCATGAGCCATATCCCCTCACGCTGCCAGGctgcacccccagctgcccactgACGAAGTTTGCTGAGCTGGTTGCCCCTGTGATCCCCGAAGACTGGTCCACGGAGTGTAGAATCACGAGCAAACATCAAG TCCTAAGGCTCGTCCTTGCCATTGCCTTTTGCCTGGTGTCTGGTATCCTAGTGGTGCTTCTATTTACCCTCGTCCGTCATGGGCCCTGCTGGCAGAGAGACTCCTATCGGGACATCTGA
- the ACP3 gene encoding prostatic acid phosphatase isoform X7, with protein sequence MEQHYELGEYIRKRYGKFLNESYKHQQVYVRSTDIDRTLMSAMTNLAALFPPEGISLWNPNLPWQPIPVHTVPLVEDRLLFLPFKNCPRFQELESETLKSEEFQKRLQPFKDFMETLPKLSGYHGKDLFGIWSKVYDPLFCESVHNFTLPSWATGDTMTKLKKLSELSLLSLYGIHKQKEKSRLQGGVLVGEILNHMKTATQPWNHRKLIMYSAHDTTVSGLQMALDVFNGILPPYASCHLMELYLEKGEYFVEMYYRNETHHEPYPLTLPGCTPSCPLTKFAELVAPVIPEDWSTECRITSKHQVLRLVLAIAFCLVSGILVVLLFTLVRHGPCWQRDSYRDI encoded by the exons ATGGAGCAGCATTATGAACTTGGAGAGTATATAAGGAAAAGATATGGAAAATTCTTGAATGAGTCATATAAACATCAACAG GTTTATGTTCGCAGCACAGACATTGACCGGACGTTGATGAGTGCCATGACAAACCTTGCAGCCCTGTTTCCCCCCGAGGGTATTAGCCTCTGGAATCCCAACCTGCCCTGGCAGCCCATCCCAGTGCACACAGTCCCTCTTGTGGAAGATCGG TTGCTATTCCTGCCTTTCAAGAACTGCCCTCGTTTTCAAGAACTAGAGAGCGAGACTTTGAAATCGGAGGAATTCCAGAAGAGGCTGCAGCCTTTCAAG GATTTTATGGAAACGTTGCCAAAATTGTCAGGATACCATGGCAAGGACCTTTTCGGAATTTGGAGTAAAGTCTACGACCCTTTATTTTGtgag AGTGTTCACAATTTCACGTTACCCTCCTGGGCCACAGGGGACACCATGACTAAGTTGAAAAAATTGTCAGAATTGTCCCTCCTGTCCCTGTATGGAATTCACAAGCAGAAAGAGAAATCTAGACTACAGGGGg GTGTCCTGGTCGGTGAAATCCTCAATCATATGAAGACAGCAACTCAACCATGGAACCACAGAAAACTTATCATGTATTCTGCA CATGACACTACTGTAAGTGGCCTACAGATGGCGCTAGATGTTTTCAATGGAATCCTTCCTCCCTATGCTTCCTGCCACTTAATGGAATTGTACCTTGAGAAGGG GGAGTACTTCGTGGAGATGTACTATCGGAATGAGACTCACCATGAGCCATATCCCCTCACGCTGCCAGGctgcacccccagctgcccactgACGAAGTTTGCTGAGCTGGTTGCCCCTGTGATCCCCGAAGACTGGTCCACGGAGTGTAGAATCACGAGCAAACATCAAG TCCTAAGGCTCGTCCTTGCCATTGCCTTTTGCCTGGTGTCTGGTATCCTAGTGGTGCTTCTATTTACCCTCGTCCGTCATGGGCCCTGCTGGCAGAGAGACTCCTATCGGGACATCTGA